Proteins from a genomic interval of Streptomyces sp. NBC_01445:
- a CDS encoding FadR/GntR family transcriptional regulator, which translates to MSHTDDEDRLTPVLRPVRAGNGFEEALEQILQVVRLGLVSGGERLPSERELADRLGISRVTLREVLKVLQDQGLVESRRGRYGGTFVVARTDAPGEDELRRRLKGVDVEDALRFREVLEVGAAGLCAAHGLTAEQTERLRGALARTHDAPLADYRRLDTLLHLTIAELCGSPSLTAQYAAVRATVNDLLDCIPLLVRNLEHSQRQHTALVEAVLDGDADGAREMMREHCAGTAALLRGFLT; encoded by the coding sequence ATGTCGCACACCGATGACGAGGACCGGCTCACGCCGGTGCTGCGGCCCGTGCGGGCGGGCAACGGATTCGAGGAGGCCCTGGAGCAGATCCTCCAGGTCGTCCGGCTCGGCCTGGTGTCGGGGGGTGAACGCCTACCGTCCGAACGGGAGTTGGCGGACCGGCTCGGGATCAGCAGGGTGACGCTGCGGGAGGTCCTGAAGGTGCTCCAGGACCAGGGCCTGGTCGAGTCGCGGCGCGGGCGCTACGGCGGCACGTTCGTGGTGGCGCGCACGGACGCGCCGGGCGAGGACGAGCTGCGCCGCCGCCTCAAGGGCGTCGACGTCGAGGACGCGCTGCGCTTCCGCGAGGTCCTGGAGGTCGGAGCGGCCGGCCTGTGCGCCGCGCACGGCCTCACCGCCGAACAGACGGAACGGCTGCGCGGCGCCCTCGCGCGCACCCATGACGCACCCCTCGCCGACTACCGCCGCCTCGACACGCTGCTCCATCTCACGATCGCCGAGCTGTGCGGGTCACCCTCGCTCACGGCTCAGTACGCGGCGGTCCGCGCGACGGTGAACGACCTCCTCGACTGCATCCCGCTGTTGGTACGAAACCTGGAGCATTCGCAGCGCCAGCACACGGCCCTGGTGGAGGCGGTGCTCGACGGGGACGCGGACGGGGCACGGGAGATGATGCGCGAGCACTGCGCCGGCACGGCCGCTCTCCTGCGGGGCTTCCTGACCTGA
- a CDS encoding glutamine synthetase family protein: MADRTPPLGVEELTSLVESGEIDTVVLAFPDMQGRLQGKRFAARFFLDEVLAHGTEGCNYLLAVDTEMNTVDGYEMSSWDRGYGDFAMHADLSTLRRVPWNDGTAMLIADLAWNDASPVVAAPRQILRRQLDRLAELGYTAHVGTELEFIVFKDTYEQAWDAGYKNLTPANQYNIDYSVLGTGRIEPLLRRIRNDMAAAGLVVESAKGECNPGQHEIVFRYDEALVTCDQHAIYKTGAKEIAAQEGVSLTFMAKFNEREGNSCHIHLSLQDADGTNVMAGTADDPGGMSPVMRHFLAGQLAALRDFSLLYAPNINSYKRFQPGSFAPTAAAWGYDNRTCALRVVGHGRSMRFENRLPGGDVNPHLAVAGLVAAGLYGIEQKLELPEECTGNAYTGEYEHVPTTLREAAELWETSPVAKAAFGDEVVAHYRNMARVELEAFDAAVTDWELRRSFERL, encoded by the coding sequence GTGGCAGACCGCACACCCCCGCTCGGCGTCGAGGAGCTCACGTCCCTCGTCGAGAGTGGAGAGATCGACACTGTCGTCCTGGCCTTCCCCGATATGCAAGGGCGGCTGCAGGGCAAGCGGTTCGCCGCCCGCTTCTTCCTCGACGAGGTCCTCGCCCACGGCACGGAGGGCTGCAACTACCTCCTCGCCGTCGACACCGAGATGAACACGGTCGACGGATACGAGATGTCCTCCTGGGACCGCGGCTACGGCGACTTCGCCATGCACGCCGACCTCTCCACCCTGCGCCGCGTTCCCTGGAACGACGGCACCGCGATGCTCATCGCGGACCTCGCGTGGAACGACGCCTCGCCCGTCGTGGCCGCGCCCCGGCAGATCCTGCGCCGCCAGCTCGACCGGCTCGCCGAACTCGGCTACACCGCCCACGTCGGCACGGAGCTCGAGTTCATCGTCTTCAAGGACACCTACGAGCAGGCCTGGGACGCCGGCTACAAGAACCTCACCCCGGCCAACCAGTACAACATCGACTACTCGGTCCTCGGCACCGGACGCATCGAGCCGCTCCTGCGCCGCATCCGCAACGACATGGCGGCGGCCGGGCTCGTCGTCGAGTCCGCCAAGGGCGAGTGCAACCCGGGCCAGCACGAGATCGTGTTCCGCTACGACGAGGCCCTCGTCACCTGCGACCAGCACGCCATCTACAAGACGGGCGCCAAGGAGATCGCGGCCCAGGAGGGTGTCTCGCTCACCTTCATGGCCAAGTTCAACGAGCGCGAGGGCAACTCCTGTCACATCCACCTCTCGCTCCAGGATGCCGACGGCACCAACGTCATGGCGGGGACCGCGGACGACCCCGGCGGGATGTCGCCGGTGATGCGGCACTTCCTCGCGGGCCAGCTCGCCGCGCTGCGTGACTTCTCGCTGCTCTACGCGCCCAACATCAACTCGTACAAGCGGTTCCAGCCGGGCTCCTTCGCGCCGACCGCCGCCGCCTGGGGCTACGACAACCGCACCTGCGCGCTCCGCGTCGTCGGCCACGGCCGCTCGATGCGCTTCGAGAACCGCCTGCCCGGCGGCGACGTCAACCCGCACCTCGCGGTCGCCGGTCTCGTGGCCGCCGGCCTGTACGGCATCGAGCAGAAGCTCGAACTGCCCGAGGAGTGCACCGGAAACGCCTACACCGGCGAGTACGAGCACGTTCCCACGACGCTGCGCGAGGCCGCCGAGCTGTGGGAGACCAGCCCCGTCGCCAAGGCCGCGTTCGGCGACGAGGTCGTCGCGCACTACCGCAACATGGCGCGCGTCGAGCTGGAGGCGTTCGACGCGGCCGTCACCGACTGGGAACTCCGCAGGTCGTTCGAAAGGCTCTAG
- a CDS encoding TDT family transporter: MVTAAQPLTAARIPSLRCPTVRHLGPNWYASVMGTAIIANAGAALPVHVPGLRALCTAMWALSLVALLALLTARALHWTHHSDRAKEHLLDPAVAPFYGCLAMALLAVGGGTMLVGQDWIGTQAAVALDTVLFTAGTVIGLAAAVTIPYLMVARHRIEPGQASPVWLLPVVAPMVSAAVGPLLVPHLPSGQWQQTLLLACVAMFGLSLIATAVMLPVIFARLVTAGPLPLMLTPALFLVLGPLGQSTTAVNKFADTAPGVLPAPYAEGFGVFAVLYGVPVMGFALLWLALAAALVVRARRRGMRFSMTWWAFTFPIGTCVTGAEGLAKHTGLAVYDVLAVVLYAVLVAAWAFAAVPTVRGLISAELLAAPRPVPPAPAPTTARTT; the protein is encoded by the coding sequence ATGGTCACCGCCGCCCAGCCGCTCACGGCCGCCCGCATCCCGTCCCTTCGATGTCCCACCGTCCGCCATCTCGGCCCCAACTGGTACGCGTCCGTGATGGGAACCGCGATCATCGCGAACGCGGGCGCCGCGCTTCCCGTACACGTGCCGGGCCTGCGGGCCCTGTGCACCGCGATGTGGGCGCTGTCCCTCGTGGCGCTCCTCGCCCTCCTCACGGCCCGCGCCCTGCACTGGACGCACCACAGCGACCGCGCCAAGGAGCATCTGCTCGACCCGGCCGTGGCCCCCTTCTACGGCTGCCTCGCAATGGCCCTGCTCGCTGTCGGCGGCGGCACGATGCTCGTCGGCCAGGACTGGATCGGTACGCAGGCGGCGGTCGCCCTGGACACGGTGCTGTTCACGGCGGGGACGGTGATCGGGCTCGCCGCGGCGGTGACGATCCCGTACCTGATGGTGGCCAGGCACCGGATCGAGCCGGGCCAGGCGTCCCCCGTGTGGCTGCTCCCCGTCGTGGCACCCATGGTGTCCGCGGCCGTCGGCCCGCTCCTGGTGCCGCATCTCCCGTCGGGCCAGTGGCAGCAGACGCTGCTCCTCGCCTGTGTCGCCATGTTCGGGCTCAGCCTGATCGCCACCGCGGTGATGCTTCCGGTGATCTTCGCGCGCCTGGTGACGGCGGGACCTCTGCCGCTGATGCTCACGCCGGCGCTATTCCTCGTGCTCGGCCCCCTCGGCCAGTCGACGACCGCCGTCAACAAGTTCGCGGACACCGCGCCGGGCGTCCTGCCGGCCCCGTACGCCGAGGGGTTCGGCGTCTTCGCCGTCCTGTACGGAGTCCCCGTGATGGGGTTCGCGCTGCTGTGGCTGGCGCTCGCGGCGGCGCTCGTGGTGCGGGCCCGACGTCGCGGGATGCGGTTCTCGATGACGTGGTGGGCGTTCACCTTCCCCATCGGCACGTGTGTCACCGGCGCGGAGGGCCTCGCAAAACACACGGGGCTCGCGGTGTACGACGTGCTCGCGGTCGTCCTGTACGCCGTGCTCGTCGCGGCCTGGGCCTTCGCCGCCGTGCCCACGGTCCGCGGCCTGATCAGCGCAGAGCTGCTCGCAGCGCCGCGCCCAGTACCTCCGGCGCCCGCGCCAACGACGGCCCGTACCACGTGA
- the eat gene encoding ethanolamine permease: MTLDTQNTRPTGDTGDDYLERRTLRRGSAGWLLLTGLGVAYVVSGDYSGWNFGLAQGGFGGLGIAMALMGVMYACMVFSLAELSSVLPTAGGGYGFARRALGPWGGFLTGTAILIEYVLAPAAISIFIGDYVESLGLFGLTSGWPVHLACFVVFIGIHLWGVGEALRFSFVVTGIAVAALLVFAVAAFTDFDVSRLNDIPVDTGAFGANSWLPMGLLGIWAAFPFGMWFFLGVEGVPLAAEETKDPARTLPRAIRWSMAILVVLAVLTFLASSGARGSAAIQEAGNPLVEALQPGGKATALSRIVNYAGLAGLVASFFSLIYAGSRQLFALSRAGYLPRFLSLTSRRKAPYLGLLVPGAIGFALAAATGDGARMLNVAVFGATISYALMSLSHIVLRRREPGLERPYRTPGGVLTSSVALVLACAALVATFLVDVTAALIALGVYAVAIGYFGAYSRRHLVARAPEEEFAALAAAEAELERD; the protein is encoded by the coding sequence ATGACCTTGGACACCCAGAACACCCGCCCCACCGGTGATACGGGGGACGACTATCTGGAACGCAGAACGCTGCGCCGCGGCAGCGCGGGCTGGCTGCTCCTGACCGGGCTCGGCGTCGCGTACGTCGTCTCCGGCGACTACTCGGGCTGGAACTTCGGCCTGGCGCAGGGCGGCTTCGGCGGCCTCGGGATCGCGATGGCCCTGATGGGCGTCATGTACGCGTGCATGGTGTTCTCGCTGGCCGAGCTGTCCTCGGTGCTGCCCACGGCGGGCGGCGGCTACGGCTTCGCGCGCCGCGCCCTCGGCCCCTGGGGCGGCTTCCTCACCGGCACGGCGATCCTCATCGAGTACGTCCTCGCGCCGGCCGCCATCTCCATCTTCATCGGCGACTACGTCGAGTCGCTCGGCCTGTTCGGCCTGACCTCCGGCTGGCCCGTCCACCTGGCCTGCTTCGTCGTCTTCATCGGCATCCACCTGTGGGGCGTGGGCGAGGCGCTGCGCTTCAGCTTCGTGGTCACCGGCATCGCGGTCGCGGCGCTGCTCGTCTTCGCGGTCGCCGCGTTCACCGACTTCGACGTGTCGAGGCTCAACGACATCCCGGTGGACACCGGCGCGTTCGGCGCCAACTCCTGGCTTCCGATGGGCCTGTTGGGCATCTGGGCGGCGTTCCCGTTCGGCATGTGGTTCTTCCTGGGTGTGGAGGGCGTGCCGCTCGCGGCCGAGGAGACCAAGGACCCGGCGCGCACCCTGCCGCGCGCCATCCGCTGGTCCATGGCGATCCTCGTCGTGCTCGCCGTCCTGACGTTCCTCGCCTCGTCGGGGGCGCGCGGTTCGGCCGCGATCCAGGAGGCGGGCAACCCGCTCGTCGAGGCGCTCCAGCCCGGTGGCAAGGCGACCGCGCTGAGCCGCATCGTGAACTACGCGGGGCTCGCGGGCCTGGTGGCGTCGTTCTTCTCGCTCATCTACGCGGGCTCGCGCCAGCTCTTCGCGCTCTCCCGCGCGGGCTACCTCCCCCGCTTCCTGTCGCTCACCAGCCGGCGCAAGGCGCCCTACCTCGGCCTGCTCGTGCCGGGCGCGATCGGCTTCGCGCTGGCGGCCGCGACGGGCGACGGTGCCCGCATGCTGAACGTCGCGGTGTTCGGCGCCACGATCTCGTACGCTCTGATGTCCCTGTCGCACATCGTGCTGCGGCGCCGGGAACCGGGCCTCGAGCGGCCGTACCGCACTCCGGGCGGCGTGCTCACGTCCTCCGTGGCGCTGGTCCTCGCGTGCGCGGCGCTGGTCGCCACCTTCCTGGTGGACGTCACGGCGGCGCTGATCGCGCTCGGGGTGTACGCGGTGGCGATCGGGTACTTCGGGGCCTACAGCCGCAGGCATCTGGTGGCGCGGGCCCCCGAGGAGGAGTTCGCGGCGCTCGCGGCGGCAGAGGCCGAACTGGAACGGGATTGA
- a CDS encoding gamma-glutamyl-gamma-aminobutyrate hydrolase family protein, with translation MLSRPLIGVSTYLEEKASWGVWELPAALLPAGYPRLVQSAGGLAAMVPPDDPKYAPSVVARLDGLVVSGGPDVEPGRYGAEREDRTGPPAVERDAWELALIRAALASGKPLLGICRGMQLLNVALGGTLTQHIEGHVKDIGVFGKHAVTPVPGTRYGELVPEESDVPTYHHQAVDRLGRGLVASAHAADGTVEAVELQGLTWVLGVQWHPEMGEDARVMGGLIHAAARGGS, from the coding sequence ATGTTGAGCAGGCCGCTGATCGGGGTCAGCACCTACCTGGAGGAGAAGGCGAGCTGGGGCGTGTGGGAGCTGCCCGCCGCGCTGCTGCCCGCCGGGTACCCGCGGCTCGTGCAGTCCGCGGGCGGCCTCGCCGCGATGGTGCCGCCGGACGACCCCAAGTACGCGCCCTCGGTGGTCGCGCGGCTCGACGGGCTCGTCGTCTCGGGCGGGCCCGACGTGGAGCCGGGCCGCTACGGCGCCGAGCGCGAGGACCGCACGGGGCCGCCCGCGGTGGAGCGGGACGCGTGGGAACTGGCCCTGATCCGTGCGGCGTTGGCGTCCGGCAAGCCGCTGCTCGGCATCTGCCGGGGCATGCAGCTCCTGAACGTGGCGCTCGGCGGCACGCTCACCCAGCACATCGAGGGACACGTCAAGGACATCGGCGTCTTCGGGAAGCACGCGGTGACGCCCGTGCCCGGGACGCGGTACGGCGAGCTGGTGCCCGAGGAGTCGGACGTTCCGACGTACCACCATCAGGCGGTCGACCGTCTCGGCCGGGGTCTGGTCGCGTCGGCGCACGCGGCGGACGGGACGGTCGAGGCGGTCGAACTCCAGGGCCTCACCTGGGTGCTCGGCGTGCAGTGGCACCCCGAGATGGGCGAGGACGCGCGCGTCATGGGCGGCCTGATACACGCGGCAGCGCGGGGCGGCTCCTGA
- a CDS encoding LysR family transcriptional regulator, which produces MSGDTAGAADGSTTGAGLAHRVPDLGALELLLAVARLGSLGRAAREMGITQPAASSRIRSMERQLGVALVDRSPRGSRLTDAGALVTDWARRIVEAAAAFDVGAQALRDRRDSRLRVAASMTIAEYLLPNWLLALRAERPDTAVSLHAGNSAAVAERLLSGDADLGFVEGLAVPAGLDATVIAHDRLIVVTAPGHPWARRRKPLAADELAATPLILRERGSGTRQVLDAALGGLARPLIELSSTTAVKAAAVSGAGPSVLSELAVGEELTARRLVEIPLEGVRLRRDLRAVWPTGHRPVGPARELLALTRGPA; this is translated from the coding sequence ATGAGTGGCGATACGGCGGGTGCGGCGGACGGTTCGACGACGGGGGCGGGGCTCGCCCACCGGGTCCCGGACCTCGGCGCCCTCGAACTCCTCCTCGCCGTGGCGCGGCTCGGCAGCCTCGGCCGGGCCGCCCGCGAGATGGGCATCACGCAGCCCGCGGCCAGCAGCCGTATCCGCTCCATGGAACGCCAGCTCGGGGTCGCCCTGGTCGACCGGTCGCCGCGCGGCTCACGGCTCACCGACGCGGGCGCGCTCGTCACGGACTGGGCGCGCCGGATCGTCGAGGCGGCGGCGGCCTTCGACGTGGGGGCGCAGGCGCTGCGCGACCGCCGTGACTCGCGGCTGCGGGTCGCCGCGAGCATGACGATCGCCGAGTACCTGCTGCCGAACTGGCTGCTCGCGCTGCGCGCGGAGCGCCCCGACACGGCGGTGTCGCTCCACGCGGGCAACTCGGCGGCGGTCGCGGAGCGCCTCCTGTCCGGCGACGCGGACCTCGGCTTCGTCGAGGGCCTCGCGGTGCCCGCGGGCCTGGACGCCACCGTCATCGCCCACGACCGGCTCATCGTGGTCACCGCCCCCGGACACCCGTGGGCCCGGCGCAGGAAGCCGCTGGCGGCCGACGAGCTGGCGGCGACCCCGCTCATCCTGCGCGAGCGCGGCTCGGGCACCCGCCAGGTCCTCGACGCCGCGCTCGGTGGCCTGGCCCGCCCCCTCATCGAGCTGTCGTCGACGACCGCGGTGAAGGCGGCCGCGGTGAGCGGCGCGGGCCCCTCCGTCCTGAGCGAGCTCGCAGTCGGCGAGGAGCTCACCGCCCGCAGGCTCGTCGAGATCCCGCTCGAAGGCGTACGGCTGCGCAGGGACCTGCGCGCGGTCTGGCCGACCGGTCACCGCCCGGTGGGGCCGGCCAGGGAGCTGCTCGCGCTCACCCGCGGACCGGCCTGA
- a CDS encoding aldehyde dehydrogenase family protein, whose product MHDILNPATEEVIATIHATSRDQVDTAVLRAHRAQRDWAAEAPADRARLLRRYAAVVDEHVEELARLEVREAGHTIGNARSEAGNVRDLLDYAAGGVERLTGRQIPVAGGLDITILEPLGVVGVIAPWNFPMPIAAWGTAPALAAGNAVILKPAEATPLTALRLAELALEAGLPEYLFQVLPGAGDVAGAALVEHPGIAKIVFTGSTRVGKQIMAKCADQVKRVTLELGGKSPNIVFADADIEAAAAATPMSFLDNAGQDCCARTRILVQRSVYDRFLGLLAPAIESVVVGDPADEKTQMGPLISKSQLERVRSYVDGGAAAVRGSAPEGAGFWFPPTVLTETAPDAPAAAEEVFGPVAVVLPFDDEADAIRLGNATEYGLSGSLWTRDVGRALRVAGAVRAGNLSVNSHSSVRYSTPFGGYKQSGVGRELGPDALTAFTETKNVFISTESTEA is encoded by the coding sequence GTGCACGACATCCTCAACCCGGCGACCGAAGAAGTCATCGCCACGATCCACGCGACCTCCCGCGACCAGGTCGACACCGCGGTGCTGCGGGCCCACCGGGCACAGCGCGACTGGGCGGCCGAGGCCCCCGCCGACCGGGCCCGCCTCCTGCGCCGCTACGCCGCCGTCGTCGACGAGCACGTCGAGGAACTGGCCCGCCTGGAGGTGCGCGAGGCCGGGCACACCATCGGCAATGCCCGCTCGGAGGCCGGCAACGTCCGCGACCTGCTCGACTACGCGGCCGGGGGAGTGGAGCGCCTCACCGGCCGGCAGATCCCCGTCGCCGGCGGTCTCGACATCACGATCCTCGAACCCCTCGGCGTCGTCGGTGTCATCGCGCCCTGGAACTTCCCCATGCCGATCGCCGCGTGGGGCACGGCCCCGGCCCTCGCCGCCGGGAACGCGGTGATCCTCAAGCCCGCCGAGGCGACCCCGCTCACCGCGCTCCGCCTCGCCGAACTCGCCCTGGAAGCAGGGCTTCCCGAGTACCTCTTCCAGGTCCTGCCCGGCGCGGGGGACGTGGCGGGAGCCGCCCTCGTCGAGCACCCGGGCATCGCCAAGATCGTGTTCACCGGCTCCACCCGCGTCGGCAAACAGATCATGGCCAAGTGTGCCGACCAGGTGAAGCGCGTGACCCTCGAACTCGGCGGCAAGAGCCCGAACATCGTCTTCGCCGACGCCGACATCGAGGCGGCCGCCGCCGCGACCCCCATGTCGTTCCTCGACAACGCCGGCCAGGACTGCTGCGCCCGCACCCGCATCCTCGTACAGCGGTCCGTGTACGACCGGTTCCTCGGCCTGCTCGCGCCCGCGATCGAGTCCGTCGTCGTCGGCGACCCCGCCGACGAGAAGACCCAGATGGGCCCGCTCATCTCCAAGTCCCAGCTGGAACGGGTCCGTTCGTACGTCGACGGGGGAGCGGCCGCCGTGCGGGGCAGCGCCCCCGAGGGCGCCGGATTCTGGTTCCCGCCGACCGTCCTCACCGAGACGGCACCCGACGCGCCCGCCGCGGCCGAGGAGGTCTTCGGGCCCGTCGCCGTCGTCCTGCCCTTCGACGACGAGGCCGACGCGATCCGGCTCGGCAACGCCACCGAGTACGGGCTCTCCGGATCCCTGTGGACCCGTGACGTGGGGCGCGCCCTGCGCGTCGCCGGAGCGGTCCGGGCCGGGAACCTGTCGGTCAACTCCCACTCGAGCGTCCGCTACTCGACCCCGTTCGGCGGGTACAAGCAGTCCGGCGTCGGCCGCGAACTGGGCCCCGACGCCCTCACCGCCTTCACCGAAACCAAGAACGTCTTCATCAGCACGGAAAGCACGGAGGCCTGA
- a CDS encoding helical backbone metal receptor: MTVSRGPRVVSLVPSLTEAVAVTLPGVLVGATDWCTHPADLGSGLVRIGGTKNPAVERIVALAPDLVIANEEENRAPDLAALRAAGLDVLVTEIRDLPGALRELERVLRACGSPRRPRWLDEAAAAWDELESPSRRLRAAVPVWRRPWMVLGRETFAGDVLARLGVDNVYADHGERYPRLAADELRSADIDLVVLPDEPYRFTHDDGPEQFPVPAALVSGRHLTWYGPSLARAPEVLGAALRAALR, from the coding sequence GTGACCGTGTCCCGCGGCCCGCGCGTCGTCTCCCTCGTCCCCTCGCTGACCGAGGCCGTCGCCGTCACCCTGCCCGGAGTGCTCGTCGGAGCCACGGACTGGTGCACGCACCCGGCGGACCTCGGCAGCGGCCTCGTCCGGATCGGCGGCACGAAGAACCCCGCCGTCGAACGGATCGTCGCCCTCGCCCCCGATCTGGTGATCGCCAACGAGGAGGAGAACCGCGCGCCCGACCTCGCGGCCCTGCGCGCCGCGGGACTCGATGTCCTTGTCACCGAGATCCGCGATCTGCCGGGCGCGCTGCGCGAGCTGGAACGGGTCCTCAGGGCCTGCGGTTCGCCACGCCGGCCCCGCTGGCTGGACGAGGCCGCGGCGGCCTGGGACGAGCTGGAATCGCCCTCCCGGCGGCTGCGGGCGGCGGTGCCGGTGTGGCGGCGCCCCTGGATGGTGCTCGGCAGGGAGACCTTCGCCGGTGACGTGCTCGCCCGGCTCGGCGTGGACAACGTGTACGCGGACCACGGCGAGCGCTATCCGCGCCTGGCGGCCGACGAGTTGCGCTCGGCGGACATCGACCTGGTGGTGCTGCCCGACGAGCCGTACCGCTTCACGCACGACGACGGGCCCGAACAGTTCCCGGTGCCCGCCGCGCTCGTCAGCGGGCGTCATCTCACGTGGTACGGGCCGTCGTTGGCGCGGGCGCCGGAGGTACTGGGCGCGGCGCTGCGAGCAGCTCTGCGCTGA
- a CDS encoding haloacid dehalogenase-like hydrolase: protein MRNRDVAAWTSAVVTVLVATALVSPAAAATSAPTTDRACPQLSEKLPWYGQNRARLQRMIDERGTCEGHHGPRPVAAFDWDNTVSKNDVTDATIAWSLKHDKILRPASWKKTSKWLTDDADKALTAACGTAVPVGAPLPTSTDTDCTDEIFNIRESGRTMSGAAAFAGEWNHRRTVPQYAWVPQLFAGHTVPELESYAAQARREALAAPVGSTQTLGTHTIPGYVRYYEQQRDLIRTLQKAGFDVYIVSAGSEPVTEVWSRGRGGVGIDRAHTIAIRSVLDSKGRITTYNEGCGGVGRTQGEAIPYIDGKRCWINQDIFHIKGKSAWEKQRWGKRIALGGGDADTDVTFVGDATGAHLVLNRNKNEVMCRAYDNADGRWVVNPMFIEPLPRKSGSYPCSTAAYNRPEGGFGPVLRPDGSVVPDQADAVY, encoded by the coding sequence ATGCGTAACAGAGATGTTGCCGCGTGGACTTCAGCCGTGGTCACCGTCCTGGTGGCCACGGCTCTCGTCTCTCCTGCGGCCGCCGCCACGTCCGCTCCCACCACCGACCGGGCCTGCCCGCAGCTCTCGGAGAAGCTGCCGTGGTACGGGCAGAACCGGGCCAGGCTCCAGCGCATGATCGACGAGCGGGGGACCTGCGAAGGCCACCACGGCCCCCGCCCCGTCGCCGCGTTCGACTGGGACAACACCGTCTCCAAGAACGACGTCACCGACGCGACGATCGCCTGGTCGCTCAAGCACGACAAGATCCTTCGGCCCGCGAGCTGGAAGAAGACCAGCAAGTGGCTCACCGACGACGCCGACAAGGCCCTCACCGCCGCCTGCGGCACCGCCGTCCCCGTCGGCGCACCCCTGCCGACGTCCACCGACACCGACTGCACCGACGAGATCTTCAACATCCGTGAATCCGGCAGAACCATGAGCGGCGCCGCCGCGTTCGCCGGCGAGTGGAACCACCGCCGCACCGTGCCCCAGTACGCCTGGGTGCCACAGCTCTTCGCCGGACACACCGTCCCCGAACTGGAGTCGTACGCCGCACAGGCCCGCCGCGAGGCCCTCGCCGCCCCCGTCGGCTCGACCCAGACCCTCGGCACGCACACCATCCCCGGCTACGTGCGCTACTACGAGCAGCAGCGCGACCTCATCCGCACACTGCAGAAGGCCGGGTTCGACGTCTACATCGTGTCGGCCGGATCCGAGCCCGTGACCGAGGTGTGGTCGCGCGGCCGGGGCGGCGTCGGCATCGACCGCGCCCACACCATCGCCATCCGCTCCGTCCTGGACAGCAAGGGCCGCATCACCACGTACAACGAAGGCTGCGGCGGGGTCGGACGCACCCAGGGCGAGGCCATCCCGTACATCGACGGCAAGCGCTGCTGGATCAACCAGGACATCTTCCACATCAAGGGTAAGTCTGCCTGGGAGAAGCAGCGTTGGGGCAAGCGCATCGCCCTCGGCGGCGGTGACGCCGACACCGACGTCACCTTCGTCGGCGACGCCACCGGCGCGCACCTCGTGCTCAACCGCAACAAGAACGAGGTGATGTGCCGCGCCTACGACAACGCCGACGGGCGCTGGGTCGTGAACCCCATGTTCATCGAACCGCTCCCGCGCAAGTCCGGCAGCTACCCCTGCTCCACGGCCGCGTACAACAGGCCCGAGGGCGGCTTCGGCCCGGTCCTGCGCCCGGACGGCTCCGTCGTGCCGGACCAGGCGGACGCGGTGTACTGA
- a CDS encoding 3-oxoacyl-ACP reductase, with amino-acid sequence MTENICRRLVGRTAVITGAGSGIGLATARRLASEGANVVCADIDESAGKKAAEDVGGTFVQVDVTDAEQVEALFKTAYDTYGSVDIAFNNAGISPPDDDSILDTGLEAWKRVQEVNLTSVFLCCKAAIPYMRQQGKGSIINTASFVARMGAATSQISYTASKGGVLAMSRELGVQFAREGIRVNALCPGPVNTPLLQELFAKDPERAARRLVHIPVGRFADADEIAAAVAFLASDDSSFVNATDFLVDGGISGAYVTPL; translated from the coding sequence ATGACCGAGAACATTTGCCGCCGCCTCGTGGGCCGCACCGCCGTCATCACCGGAGCCGGCAGCGGCATCGGCCTGGCCACCGCCCGCCGCCTCGCCTCCGAAGGGGCGAACGTGGTCTGCGCCGACATCGACGAGAGCGCCGGCAAGAAGGCCGCCGAAGACGTCGGCGGCACCTTCGTCCAGGTCGACGTCACCGACGCCGAGCAGGTCGAGGCCCTCTTCAAGACCGCGTACGACACCTACGGCTCGGTCGACATCGCCTTCAACAACGCCGGGATCTCGCCCCCCGACGACGACTCCATCCTGGACACGGGACTTGAGGCCTGGAAGCGCGTCCAGGAGGTCAACCTCACCTCCGTCTTCCTGTGCTGCAAGGCCGCCATCCCCTACATGCGGCAGCAGGGCAAGGGCTCCATCATCAACACCGCCTCGTTCGTGGCGCGCATGGGCGCGGCGACCTCCCAGATCTCGTACACGGCCTCCAAGGGCGGCGTCCTCGCCATGTCCCGCGAGCTCGGCGTGCAGTTCGCCCGCGAGGGCATCAGGGTCAACGCCCTGTGCCCGGGCCCGGTCAACACCCCGCTCCTCCAGGAGCTGTTCGCCAAGGACCCCGAGCGCGCCGCGCGCCGCCTCGTCCACATCCCGGTCGGCCGCTTCGCGGACGCCGACGAGATCGCCGCCGCCGTGGCCTTCCTCGCGAGCGACGACTCCTCGTTCGTGAACGCCACCGACTTCCTCGTCGACGGCGGCATCTCGGGGGCGTACGTCACGCCTCTGTAG